One genomic window of Ruminococcus gauvreauii includes the following:
- a CDS encoding 2-hydroxyacid dehydrogenase: MNIAFYSTKPYDRLWFEPMSHQYDIKIHFLESPLKESSIPLASGCEAICIFVNDAVTAGMIDQLCRLGVKAILLRSAGYNHVDLDAARGRIHVLRVPSYSPDAVAEYAMAMLLTVNRYTHRAYTRTRDFNMSINGLMGQTLFGRTAGIIGTGKIGQSMIRICKGFGMNVLAYDPYPNPSLDVTYTDRDALFAQSDIISLHCPLTDDTHYLINQQAISQMKDGVYLINTSRGALIDTAALIEGLADKKFAGVGLDVYEEEDGVFYEDRSNDIINDENLIRLAAFPNVLITSHMGFFTREAMEAIASVTLENAAAFANGRELVNEL, from the coding sequence ATGAATATTGCATTTTATAGTACAAAGCCCTATGACAGGCTCTGGTTTGAGCCCATGTCACATCAATATGATATTAAGATTCATTTTCTGGAAAGTCCACTGAAAGAATCTTCCATTCCGTTGGCATCAGGCTGCGAAGCCATCTGCATTTTTGTCAACGATGCCGTCACTGCCGGAATGATTGATCAGTTGTGCAGACTCGGTGTTAAGGCAATCCTGCTGCGCAGCGCCGGTTATAACCATGTCGACCTCGATGCTGCACGCGGCCGTATTCATGTACTCCGCGTTCCGAGCTATTCCCCGGATGCAGTGGCGGAATACGCAATGGCCATGCTGCTGACGGTAAACCGCTATACGCACAGGGCATACACACGGACACGTGATTTTAACATGAGTATCAATGGTCTGATGGGGCAGACTCTGTTTGGCCGGACGGCAGGCATCATCGGAACCGGGAAGATCGGGCAGTCCATGATACGGATCTGTAAGGGGTTTGGAATGAATGTTCTGGCATACGACCCTTATCCCAATCCCTCTCTGGACGTCACCTATACCGACAGAGACGCTCTTTTTGCCCAGTCGGATATCATCTCCCTTCACTGTCCGCTGACTGACGATACACATTATCTGATCAATCAGCAGGCTATTTCCCAGATGAAGGACGGCGTTTATCTCATCAACACATCAAGGGGGGCATTGATCGATACCGCTGCACTGATCGAGGGACTCGCTGACAAAAAGTTTGCAGGCGTCGGTCTGGATGTATACGAGGAAGAAGACGGGGTATTTTATGAAGACCGTTCCAACGATATCATTAACGATGAGAACCTGATCCGGCTGGCTGCTTTTCCAAATGTCCTGATCACTTCACATATGGGCTTTTTCACGCGCGAGGCGATGGAGGCCATCGCTTCCGTCACGTTGGAAAATGCCGCTGCATTTGCAAACGGCAGAGAACTTGTCAATGAGCTTTAA
- a CDS encoding sugar ABC transporter substrate-binding protein translates to MKKKLLAVISAALVASMLLTGCGGGSKDSAATNDAAATDDASKEDAAADDASKDDAAASGDASNAKIGMVVNNSGQDPYQTSYYDTMNSYAKEKGVDLQILDPKGDATTQANQIQDLINMKCDVIIVWPVNGETAVASVRAINKAGIPCLTANTNVAESGEEFIKCYVGPSNVEEGKQSAQAMVEALGNDAKIVEIAGPAGYTTSLERSQGLQEGIEGTNIQVLDSQTGEGNREKCQQVMENYLVKYGKGELDAVFTFDDNAAFGAWNAIEAAGRQDDVKIFAAAAGSYETVQYVKDGKIQATAMQSPHFDAKAALDMAVKLAAGEEPAEFYNYIETPVATPDNVDSLGLEEW, encoded by the coding sequence ATGAAGAAAAAATTATTAGCAGTAATCAGCGCAGCGTTGGTAGCATCTATGCTCCTGACCGGATGCGGCGGCGGAAGCAAAGATTCAGCAGCAACAAATGATGCGGCAGCAACTGATGACGCATCCAAGGAGGACGCAGCAGCAGATGATGCATCCAAAGACGACGCAGCAGCTTCAGGCGATGCAAGCAATGCAAAAATCGGTATGGTTGTAAACAACTCCGGACAGGATCCATACCAGACTTCTTACTATGACACCATGAATTCCTATGCGAAAGAAAAAGGCGTTGACCTTCAGATCCTTGACCCGAAAGGTGATGCCACAACACAGGCTAACCAGATTCAGGACCTGATCAACATGAAATGCGATGTTATCATCGTATGGCCGGTAAACGGTGAGACAGCTGTTGCCTCTGTAAGAGCGATCAACAAAGCAGGTATCCCATGTCTGACAGCAAACACAAACGTTGCTGAATCCGGTGAAGAATTTATTAAATGCTACGTTGGACCTTCAAACGTAGAAGAAGGCAAGCAGTCTGCACAGGCTATGGTTGAGGCTCTTGGAAATGACGCTAAGATCGTTGAGATCGCAGGACCTGCAGGATACACAACATCTCTGGAACGTTCCCAGGGTCTGCAGGAAGGTATCGAAGGAACCAACATCCAGGTACTTGACAGCCAGACAGGTGAAGGTAACCGTGAAAAATGCCAGCAGGTAATGGAAAACTACCTTGTAAAATATGGCAAGGGTGAGCTTGATGCAGTCTTCACATTCGACGATAATGCGGCATTCGGTGCATGGAATGCAATCGAAGCAGCAGGACGTCAGGATGATGTTAAGATCTTTGCAGCGGCAGCTGGAAGCTATGAAACGGTACAGTACGTAAAAGACGGAAAAATCCAGGCTACTGCTATGCAGTCACCGCATTTTGATGCAAAAGCAGCACTTGATATGGCTGTGAAGCTGGCAGCAGGCGAAGAACCGGCAGAATTCTACAACTACATTG
- a CDS encoding ABC transporter permease, whose product MSWGNIKKFLSKNTIIPIWIVFLVFAVIFVPGFLNVNNLFNVFNQNAMKGILAIGMTFVIINSYFDMSTCTLVALAASLACGLEASIGMIPGIIVALLVGCLVGCINGFLVAYARINAFVVTLAMMLGCRGFGYIYHAEQSLIPNHTDAGWAFIDFGAGKIGPLSYISIIFIVLLLLAHYVLKYTTHGRNTYAVGGNENSAFNAGINYKRTTFINFVICGFTGALGGVLYAAFAGSSTPTLGWPDMHMLVIAGVVLGGCKLTGGVGNIWYTLGGIMLLGVINNMMNLLNVQTYVNRLVTGLIMIGVLYLDKVMMHKKTKKANLE is encoded by the coding sequence ATGAGCTGGGGAAACATTAAAAAATTTCTGTCTAAGAACACGATCATACCAATCTGGATTGTATTTTTAGTATTTGCAGTCATCTTCGTACCTGGTTTCCTGAACGTGAACAACCTGTTCAACGTCTTTAACCAGAACGCCATGAAGGGGATCCTGGCGATTGGTATGACATTTGTTATCATCAACAGTTACTTTGATATGTCAACGTGTACGTTGGTTGCTCTGGCAGCATCTCTTGCCTGCGGACTGGAAGCGAGCATCGGAATGATCCCGGGAATCATAGTTGCACTTCTGGTAGGATGTCTGGTTGGCTGCATCAACGGTTTTCTGGTAGCGTATGCGAGAATCAATGCATTCGTGGTTACACTGGCGATGATGCTTGGCTGCCGCGGTTTCGGATACATATACCATGCCGAACAGTCCCTGATCCCGAACCATACGGATGCAGGGTGGGCATTCATTGATTTCGGTGCCGGAAAGATCGGACCGTTATCCTATATCAGCATTATCTTTATCGTACTGCTGCTTCTGGCGCACTACGTGCTGAAATATACGACACATGGACGTAATACATACGCAGTAGGCGGAAACGAGAACTCTGCATTTAATGCAGGCATCAATTACAAACGGACAACTTTTATCAACTTTGTAATCTGCGGATTCACAGGCGCACTGGGAGGTGTCCTGTATGCGGCATTTGCAGGATCGTCTACCCCGACACTGGGATGGCCGGATATGCACATGCTGGTAATCGCAGGCGTTGTACTCGGCGGATGTAAGCTGACAGGCGGTGTGGGAAACATCTGGTATACCTTAGGCGGTATCATGCTGCTGGGTGTGATCAACAATATGATGAACCTTCTGAACGTGCAGACATACGTGAACAGGCTGGTAACGGGTCTGATCATGATCGGCGTACTGTACCTGGATAAGGTCATGATGCATAAGAAAACTAAAAAAGCAAATCTGGAATAG
- a CDS encoding helix-turn-helix transcriptional regulator — protein sequence MKSVDPGILDHSICFSFTPSALAEQLYFYMTWCGHYYSTSRYMMKRDYYPPLLVMYIREGIMHVEHMGQKFDAQKGDVVLIDCSNPHYYQAENGLEFTFIHFDGSNSHEIVEHILSVRGPLIRSKNNLLIGNFLYNTVYFYENGGIENMFATSMRIYRLLQMLNDLDDYSTPSEESPVHIAIRYIRDNVGKKITLQELADLSNLSIYYFSHRFKDETGYSPMDYVINSRMDKAKILLIRTSKTITEIAYEVGYGSSGSFINIFSDKVGCSPKIFRRLMR from the coding sequence ATGAAAAGTGTCGATCCCGGAATTCTGGACCATTCTATTTGTTTTTCTTTTACCCCCTCGGCTCTGGCGGAGCAGCTCTATTTCTACATGACATGGTGCGGACATTACTACTCCACCTCACGTTACATGATGAAACGCGACTATTATCCGCCGCTGCTTGTCATGTATATCCGGGAGGGCATCATGCATGTCGAGCACATGGGGCAAAAATTTGATGCACAAAAAGGCGATGTTGTTTTGATCGACTGTTCCAATCCTCATTACTATCAGGCTGAGAACGGACTGGAATTCACGTTTATACATTTTGACGGCTCCAATTCTCACGAAATCGTGGAACACATTCTCTCCGTGCGCGGGCCGCTGATCCGTTCAAAAAACAATCTGCTCATCGGTAATTTCCTCTATAATACTGTCTATTTTTACGAAAACGGAGGTATCGAGAACATGTTTGCCACTTCCATGCGCATTTACAGGCTTCTGCAGATGCTGAACGATCTCGATGATTACAGTACACCGTCCGAGGAAAGCCCCGTACATATAGCGATCCGTTATATCCGCGATAATGTTGGAAAAAAAATAACGCTGCAGGAGCTTGCAGATCTTTCTAACCTGAGTATCTACTATTTTTCCCATCGTTTTAAAGATGAGACCGGATACTCTCCAATGGATTATGTTATCAATTCGAGGATGGACAAGGCTAAAATTCTTTTGATAAGAACCTCAAAGACAATCACAGAGATCGCATATGAAGTGGGATATGGAAGCAGCGGCAGCTTTATCAATATTTTTTCGGATAAAGTGGGCTGTTCACCCAAGATTTTCCGCAGGCTTATGCGCTGA
- a CDS encoding ABC transporter permease, whose amino-acid sequence MESQSNKNFLATLKKQGIVFAMILVYVVFAVISKQFRTPDNFVLIFRQVATIAVMGAGMTFVIIGGNFDLSVGSLLSLCSVICIDLHDKIGPIPAILVTLVVGMASGVVTGYLCGYLRLNSMIVTLGMMNVLQALAMMYTNGQFVQMADSNAWFTKIGKGSIGPVPISTIIMALFIIIMGIVLTKTVYGHHVMSVGGNDEACRYSGINDKLVILKSFVLSGLATAVGAIMLCSRGAAAQATIGETYEFDVISGVILGGASLSGGSGSVYKTFVGVMILGILKNGFVIVGLPYYLQWVAQCVVILIAVYMDIMTKRKKGV is encoded by the coding sequence ATGGAGTCTCAAAGCAACAAGAATTTTCTGGCCACTCTGAAGAAACAGGGTATAGTGTTTGCGATGATTCTGGTCTATGTGGTATTCGCGGTAATATCCAAGCAGTTTCGTACGCCTGACAACTTTGTCCTGATTTTCAGGCAGGTGGCCACCATCGCCGTTATGGGTGCAGGTATGACATTCGTCATCATCGGAGGTAACTTCGACCTGTCCGTCGGCTCCCTGCTGTCACTGTGCAGTGTCATCTGTATTGACCTGCATGACAAGATTGGGCCGATCCCGGCGATCCTGGTGACGCTGGTTGTCGGAATGGCATCCGGAGTTGTTACCGGATATCTGTGCGGGTATCTCAGGCTGAATTCCATGATCGTTACTCTGGGTATGATGAACGTACTGCAGGCGCTGGCGATGATGTATACGAACGGTCAGTTTGTTCAGATGGCTGACAGCAATGCCTGGTTTACCAAGATCGGAAAGGGAAGCATCGGTCCGGTTCCGATTTCCACCATCATCATGGCGCTGTTTATCATCATCATGGGTATCGTGCTGACAAAGACCGTATACGGCCATCATGTGATGTCAGTCGGGGGAAATGATGAAGCGTGCCGTTACAGCGGAATCAATGATAAGCTGGTGATCCTGAAATCATTTGTACTGTCCGGACTTGCGACGGCTGTCGGAGCGATCATGCTGTGTTCACGCGGAGCGGCGGCACAGGCTACGATCGGTGAAACTTATGAATTTGATGTTATCTCGGGCGTCATCCTTGGAGGTGCATCCTTAAGCGGAGGAAGCGGAAGTGTCTATAAGACGTTTGTCGGTGTCATGATCCTTGGTATCTTGAAGAATGGATTTGTCATCGTGGGTCTTCCTTATTATCTGCAGTGGGTCGCACAGTGTGTTGTAATTCTGATCGCCGTATATATGGATATCATGACAAAAAGAAAGAAGGGTGTGTAA